One Shewanella sp. MR-4 DNA window includes the following coding sequences:
- the ppsA gene encoding phosphoenolpyruvate synthase, with protein sequence MQQYVLWYQELGMGDVNLVGGKNASLGEMISNLANAGVQVPGGFATTSYAFNEFLEQSGVNQKIYDILATLDVDDVNALAQVGAQIRQWVIDTPFQPALEQAIREAYDKLAAETSDASFAVRSSATAEDMPDASFAGQQETFLNVKGFDSVLVAIKHVFASLFNDRAISYRVHQGYEHHGVALSAGVQRMVRSDKAASGVMFTMDTESGNNDVVFITSSFGLGEMVVQGAVNPDEFYVHKPILTQGHKAVVRRNIGSKLIQMVYSDDASHGKQVKIEDVAAEKRRQFSINDAEVMELAKQAMVIEKHYGRPMDIEWAKDGNDGKLYIVQARPETVRSREDVQLIERYHLKSRGAVISEGRAIGHKVGSGVAKVLTSIADMDQIQPGDVLVTDMTDPDWEPIMKRASAIVTNRGGRTCHAAIIARELGVPAVVGCGDVTDRIKNGQLVTVSCAEGDTGYIYEGKQEFEVVSNRVDALPELPMKIMMNVGNPDRAFDFARLPNEGVGLARLEFIINRMIGIHPKALLEFNQQDAALQEEINEMIAGYDSPVEFYIARLVEGIASIGSAFYPKKVIVRMSDFKSNEYANLVGGDRYEPEEENPMLGFRGASRYISESFRDCFALECEAIKRVRNEMGLKNVEVMIPFVRTVKEAEQVIGLLKEQGLERGKDGLRVIMMCEVPSNALLADQFLEHFDGFSIGSNDLTQLSLGLDRDSGIISHLFDERNEAVKILLSMAIKAAKAKGAYIGICGQGPSDHADFAAWLVEQGIDTVSLNPDTVIDTWLYLAEAHA encoded by the coding sequence GTGCAGCAATACGTACTCTGGTATCAGGAATTAGGCATGGGTGACGTCAACTTGGTTGGCGGTAAAAATGCTTCTCTTGGCGAGATGATCAGCAATCTAGCTAATGCCGGTGTTCAAGTACCTGGCGGATTTGCGACTACTTCTTATGCGTTCAATGAGTTCCTTGAACAAAGTGGAGTAAACCAGAAGATTTATGACATCCTAGCAACATTGGATGTAGATGATGTCAATGCACTGGCACAAGTAGGTGCACAGATCAGACAATGGGTTATCGACACCCCGTTCCAACCAGCACTCGAGCAAGCGATTCGTGAAGCTTACGACAAACTTGCGGCTGAAACGAGCGATGCATCATTCGCGGTTCGTTCTTCTGCCACCGCAGAAGATATGCCAGATGCTTCTTTTGCTGGTCAGCAAGAAACCTTCTTAAACGTGAAAGGATTTGACTCAGTACTCGTAGCCATTAAGCACGTGTTTGCGTCACTCTTTAACGACCGTGCAATTTCATACCGTGTTCACCAAGGTTATGAGCACCACGGTGTTGCCCTGTCTGCCGGCGTACAACGCATGGTTCGTTCAGACAAAGCGGCATCAGGTGTGATGTTCACCATGGACACTGAATCAGGCAACAACGATGTGGTGTTTATCACTTCATCTTTCGGTCTGGGTGAAATGGTTGTTCAAGGTGCGGTAAACCCTGACGAATTCTATGTTCACAAACCCATCCTCACTCAAGGCCATAAAGCCGTTGTTCGCCGTAATATCGGTAGCAAGCTCATCCAGATGGTGTATTCCGATGATGCTTCTCACGGCAAACAAGTGAAAATTGAAGACGTTGCTGCTGAAAAACGTCGTCAATTCTCTATCAACGACGCCGAAGTGATGGAATTGGCTAAACAAGCTATGGTTATCGAAAAACACTACGGTCGTCCAATGGACATCGAGTGGGCAAAAGACGGTAACGATGGCAAACTTTATATCGTTCAAGCGCGTCCAGAAACGGTTCGTAGCCGTGAAGATGTACAATTAATTGAACGTTACCACTTAAAGAGCCGTGGCGCGGTGATCTCTGAAGGTCGTGCTATCGGTCATAAAGTCGGTTCAGGTGTGGCTAAGGTATTAACCTCTATCGCGGATATGGATCAAATCCAACCCGGCGATGTGTTAGTAACCGACATGACTGACCCAGATTGGGAACCTATCATGAAGCGCGCCAGCGCCATCGTGACTAACCGTGGCGGCCGTACCTGTCACGCGGCGATTATTGCCCGTGAATTAGGTGTACCAGCAGTGGTAGGTTGTGGTGACGTGACCGACCGCATCAAGAATGGTCAGTTAGTGACTGTTTCTTGCGCCGAAGGCGACACAGGTTACATCTACGAAGGTAAGCAAGAGTTCGAAGTGGTTTCAAACCGCGTTGACGCACTGCCTGAATTACCGATGAAGATCATGATGAACGTGGGTAACCCAGATCGCGCCTTCGACTTCGCTCGTTTACCAAACGAAGGTGTGGGTCTAGCGCGTTTAGAATTCATCATCAACCGCATGATCGGTATTCACCCGAAAGCGCTGCTTGAATTCAACCAACAAGACGCTGCGCTGCAGGAAGAAATCAACGAGATGATCGCAGGTTACGATTCTCCAGTTGAGTTCTACATTGCCCGCTTAGTCGAAGGTATCGCCTCAATCGGTTCTGCTTTCTATCCGAAGAAAGTGATCGTGCGTATGTCAGACTTCAAGTCTAACGAATACGCTAACTTAGTCGGTGGTGACCGTTACGAGCCAGAGGAAGAAAACCCAATGTTGGGCTTCCGTGGTGCGAGCCGTTATATCTCTGAATCATTCCGCGATTGTTTCGCGTTAGAATGTGAAGCGATTAAACGTGTTCGTAATGAGATGGGTCTGAAAAACGTCGAAGTGATGATCCCATTCGTACGTACTGTTAAAGAAGCCGAGCAAGTGATTGGACTGCTGAAAGAGCAGGGCTTAGAGCGCGGTAAAGATGGTCTACGTGTCATCATGATGTGTGAAGTACCGTCAAACGCGCTGTTAGCGGATCAATTCCTTGAGCACTTCGATGGTTTCTCTATCGGTTCAAACGATTTAACTCAGTTATCGCTCGGTCTTGACCGCGACTCTGGCATCATCAGCCACCTGTTCGATGAGCGTAACGAAGCCGTTAAGATCCTACTGTCTATGGCCATTAAAGCGGCTAAGGCGAAGGGCGCTTACATCGGTATCTGTGGTCAAGGACCTTCAGATCACGCTGATTTCGCCGCCTGGTTAGTTGAGCAAGGCATCGATACTGTATCGTTAAACCCAGATACCGTGATTGATACTTGGTTGTATTTAGCCGAAGCGCACGCTTGA
- a CDS encoding FAD-binding and (Fe-S)-binding domain-containing protein, protein MLPLLSHQQTLEPVYLAYLDALAQSGYAGDIDKRYSARLVQATDNSVYQFLPQAVLYPKHQKDIQIALSLAAKAEYAGVTFSARGGGTGTNGQSLTHGLILDVSRYMNRVLEVNPEQGWVRVEAGVVKDALNDALRPHGYFFSPDLSTSNRATIGGMINTDASGAGSLVYGKTSDHVLALRSVLIDGSVFDTRPLDAGLLCNPDNVSDNPLGQKLISAIAEVCREKRALIEQQFPKLNRFLTGYDLKNVWNNGLTQFDLSRILTGSEGTLAVITEAKLNITPLPSERAMVNIKYDSFQSALRHAPSLVTARATVVETVDSKVLNLAREDIVWHSVSDLIQEVPGKVIDGLNMVEFAGDAVEVSEKLAALEVVLTEQISRGECGVVGYQVTQDKASIEKIYGMRKKAVGLLGATKGRRKPIAFAEDTAVPPEKLADYIMEFRALLDSHNLQYGMFGHVDAGVLHVRPALDMCDVEDEKLLRVISDQVAALTLKYGGLMWGEHGKGVRGEYGPSVFGDELYGVLQDIKGLFDPDNRLNPGKLVAPKQAGGLCFDVDSTKRGKFDRQIPVEVRDAYPDVMNCNGNGLCFNYSSFSPMCPSFKVTGDRVQSPKGRAGLMREWLRLLESEGVDVNALAKAKPLGILQRMQNTINAKRDYDYSHEVMESLKGCLACKACSSQCPVKVDVPKFRAQFFNIYYQRYLRPAKDYLVAGIEDSLPLMAAAPRLTNFASQNPLSQWVIKKAIGYVDAPALSVPTLKQRLDGHASRGYDLAALQAIPADERAKFVLVVQDPFNSFYDAGLVYRFIQLIETLGLKPVLLPFKPNGKPTHIKGFLDKFAKTAQSSADFLNQVHKLGMPMVGIDPALVLCYRDEYKEILGANRGAFEVKLANEWLLSILQDIPTKAMQDKQFTWFSHCTESTAKPNTANEWSKIFTHFGAKLTAVNLGCCGMAGTYGHEAENLERSKTLFDMSWKDTLSKIDASQVLVSGYSCRSQVKRFAGYKPKHPLEALLELAKA, encoded by the coding sequence ATGTTACCTCTGTTATCACACCAACAAACGTTAGAACCAGTCTATTTGGCCTATCTTGATGCCTTAGCGCAAAGTGGCTACGCCGGTGATATCGATAAGCGCTACAGCGCGCGCCTCGTGCAGGCCACGGATAACTCCGTGTACCAATTTTTGCCGCAGGCGGTGCTTTATCCCAAGCATCAAAAAGATATTCAGATTGCCTTGTCGCTGGCTGCAAAAGCAGAATATGCGGGTGTGACTTTTAGTGCCAGAGGCGGCGGAACGGGCACCAACGGCCAATCGCTGACCCATGGCTTGATCCTCGATGTGTCTCGCTACATGAATCGCGTATTAGAAGTGAACCCCGAGCAGGGCTGGGTACGCGTCGAGGCGGGTGTGGTCAAAGATGCGCTAAACGATGCGCTGCGTCCCCACGGTTATTTCTTCAGTCCCGATCTCTCTACCTCTAACCGTGCCACTATCGGCGGCATGATTAATACCGATGCCTCGGGCGCGGGATCCTTAGTTTACGGTAAAACCTCTGATCACGTGCTGGCGCTGCGCAGCGTATTGATTGATGGCAGCGTATTCGACACTCGTCCCCTCGATGCGGGTCTGTTATGTAACCCCGATAACGTGAGCGATAATCCGCTCGGGCAAAAACTGATTTCGGCGATTGCCGAAGTGTGCCGCGAGAAGCGTGCGCTGATCGAACAACAATTTCCTAAGCTCAATCGTTTTTTAACCGGATATGACTTAAAGAATGTCTGGAACAACGGTTTAACCCAGTTCGATCTCTCGCGCATTTTAACGGGCTCTGAAGGCACGTTGGCGGTGATCACCGAAGCGAAACTCAACATTACGCCACTGCCGAGTGAGCGGGCGATGGTGAACATTAAGTACGACTCCTTTCAGTCTGCATTGCGCCATGCGCCATCCTTAGTGACGGCGCGTGCCACTGTGGTCGAAACCGTGGACTCAAAAGTGCTTAACCTTGCCCGTGAGGACATTGTTTGGCATTCGGTTTCAGATCTTATTCAAGAAGTGCCGGGTAAAGTGATCGATGGCCTCAATATGGTGGAGTTTGCTGGCGATGCAGTAGAGGTGAGTGAAAAGCTTGCGGCACTCGAAGTCGTGCTGACCGAGCAAATCAGCCGTGGTGAGTGTGGTGTGGTCGGTTATCAAGTCACTCAAGATAAGGCCAGTATAGAGAAAATCTACGGCATGCGTAAAAAGGCCGTGGGTCTACTCGGTGCCACCAAGGGACGTCGTAAACCCATTGCATTTGCCGAAGATACTGCAGTGCCGCCCGAAAAGCTTGCCGATTATATTATGGAGTTTCGCGCACTACTCGATAGTCACAATTTGCAATATGGCATGTTTGGACATGTGGATGCGGGCGTGTTACACGTTAGGCCAGCGCTCGATATGTGCGATGTGGAAGATGAAAAACTGCTGAGGGTGATTTCTGATCAAGTCGCGGCGCTGACACTCAAATATGGCGGCCTGATGTGGGGTGAGCACGGTAAGGGCGTGCGCGGTGAATATGGTCCATCGGTGTTTGGGGATGAGCTTTACGGTGTACTGCAAGATATTAAAGGCCTATTTGACCCTGATAATCGACTCAACCCAGGCAAATTAGTGGCACCAAAGCAAGCGGGTGGCCTGTGTTTTGATGTTGACAGTACCAAGCGCGGCAAGTTTGACCGGCAAATTCCCGTCGAAGTGCGCGATGCCTATCCCGATGTGATGAACTGTAACGGTAACGGCCTGTGCTTTAACTACAGCAGTTTCTCACCTATGTGTCCGTCATTTAAAGTGACGGGAGACAGAGTTCAGTCACCTAAAGGGCGCGCGGGTTTGATGCGTGAGTGGCTGCGTTTGCTTGAATCCGAAGGCGTCGATGTGAACGCGCTGGCGAAAGCTAAACCCTTAGGTATTTTGCAGCGCATGCAAAATACCATCAATGCGAAGCGCGATTACGATTATTCCCACGAAGTGATGGAATCGCTGAAGGGATGTTTGGCCTGTAAAGCTTGCTCGAGCCAATGTCCGGTAAAAGTGGATGTGCCTAAATTTAGGGCGCAGTTCTTTAATATTTACTATCAACGTTATCTGCGTCCGGCTAAAGATTATCTGGTGGCGGGTATCGAAGACAGCTTACCTCTGATGGCGGCGGCGCCAAGGCTGACCAATTTCGCCTCGCAAAACCCGCTCAGCCAATGGGTGATCAAAAAAGCCATTGGTTATGTGGATGCGCCAGCGCTGTCAGTGCCGACATTAAAACAACGACTCGATGGTCATGCGAGTCGCGGTTATGATCTGGCGGCATTGCAGGCTATCCCCGCCGATGAGCGCGCAAAATTTGTGTTAGTGGTGCAAGATCCGTTTAACAGTTTCTACGATGCTGGCTTGGTGTATCGCTTTATCCAACTGATTGAAACGTTAGGATTAAAGCCTGTTCTTCTGCCTTTTAAACCCAATGGTAAACCGACCCATATTAAGGGTTTCTTGGATAAATTTGCTAAAACGGCGCAGTCGAGTGCAGATTTCTTAAACCAAGTGCATAAGTTAGGCATGCCTATGGTGGGCATCGATCCCGCCTTAGTGCTCTGTTATCGCGATGAATATAAAGAAATCTTAGGGGCGAATCGCGGCGCGTTTGAGGTGAAACTGGCTAACGAATGGCTCCTTAGCATTCTGCAGGATATTCCGACTAAGGCTATGCAAGATAAACAATTTACTTGGTTTAGCCATTGTACTGAGTCTACGGCTAAACCTAATACCGCCAATGAGTGGAGCAAAATCTTCACTCACTTTGGCGCTAAATTAACCGCGGTGAATCTGGGCTGTTGCGGCATGGCGGGTACTTACGGCCATGAGGCTGAGAATCTTGAGCGTTCTAAGACCTTGTTCGATATGTCGTGGAAAGACACTTTAAGCAAGATAGACGCATCGCAGGTGTTAGTTTCGGGCTACTCTTGCCGCAGCCAAGTGAAGCGCTTTGCCGGTTACAAGCCAAAACATCCATTAGAAGCTTTGCTCGAACTCGCGAAGGCTTAA
- a CDS encoding MarR family winged helix-turn-helix transcriptional regulator: protein MNRYESLGYLVSHLNIELQNELDLQLKRYQLDIKLWPVLFALWQEEGITQTELSKRCDVANYTMTRLLDQLQVQGLITRHQELDNRRAFQIFLTDEAKALEQDLIREAERVNEKYLSNLTEEERQQFMRLLNKINRLPSLAAL, encoded by the coding sequence TTGAACCGTTATGAAAGCTTAGGCTATCTTGTTTCCCACTTGAATATTGAGCTGCAAAATGAGCTCGATTTACAGTTGAAACGCTATCAGCTCGACATTAAGTTGTGGCCAGTGTTGTTCGCGCTTTGGCAGGAGGAGGGGATTACTCAGACCGAGTTGTCTAAGCGTTGTGATGTGGCGAACTATACCATGACCCGTCTGCTCGATCAGTTGCAGGTGCAGGGTCTCATCACTCGCCATCAAGAGCTCGATAATCGCAGAGCTTTCCAGATTTTTCTCACCGATGAGGCCAAGGCGCTGGAGCAGGATTTGATCCGCGAGGCCGAGCGCGTCAATGAAAAATACTTGTCCAATCTCACTGAAGAGGAACGCCAGCAGTTTATGCGCTTACTCAATAAGATAAACCGCTTACCGTCACTGGCTGCGTTGTGA
- a CDS encoding S8 family serine peptidase, with product MKQLFKRSRIAVTCLMAMGFTTSYTTLADDNVALMAAQSGAVQFTLITGEVVTAVVRADGSLGGIRLLGENGAEVITSIFQNQNGQYLITPKAQKWVESQTVDIELFNISKLHAAGYDDASTDKLPVIIEYRDGTLAGSAVPNLIEGATLTDEIELIDSAAFGISKQQAAKVWETLSTDDAVKSVWLDAVVHAHKDPTNGVNALANLTPTVPLTGAYGNLAKQFNGQGVTVAVLDTGYDVQHGDLAGQVVQSKDFTYSSNGVDDLNGHGTHTAATIAGTGVESNSLWAGMAPGAKLLVGKVLTNSGAGSTSGILSGMQWAVSQGADVVSMSLGGSGTSCTGPLVDMVEALSDKALFVVSAGNSFTRETVGLPGCAPSALTVGAVDRDNNTASFSSRGPSPDGHSAKPDIASQGVDVVSAASGGFGATAYRALSGTSMSAPHVSGGAAIVMQARPDLSPRQIKEVLTSSVVPTDAHVLEQGAGPMDVNRAISQSIIAPPNMELGSFAYGQDIGVTEKTISLRNLSDKDISLKLKMSLIGEDGKTRMPATLAGLGTNSINVPANGSAEIPVWIDSSVALRSGAYGTITGRIEGTATGKSDERVTVPISFWIEPPQVNLSLSVTDMRGKPASSPSRVYLMNEEDDWGQAVTLRNGQASLSVPEGNYTIVANVMTYDNDSTTSGLVESATQMAVLNRKLSQDTQIEFDARNAEKLEFKASQPLAPQGYAFGFTYALDDNKVAKLAAMELAPDYVKDIYTWSQGHDDRFRSFVTTRAFAPETVLTMQNGEVLDYNKQGLALSFDGEGRAEVVPVGDAGYSTDWTQFDLTGRIALIGNPYYLTSYMAANALKSGAIGVIFYRPGLHGRYKGTISGTPRIPVVGISSEQGEALLAQIEAGNNIVSWSGTAAERTPYAYSINHITDGRISGGQVVLQEQKMQRIRASYHSQNDQRPIWTDMMAMTNSTGEFYSTGSSQMVMTPVVRDEYYTATSKNMWTNIVMPGIQFSTDGGYFDGPRMMTEGTVETTSWLKGPKAGSLLSNGGAIANRDTNTIDLSIVRFGDAAGHDGIGGYNSQSLYGLRVNGQNTYLDSGLFTLPDTNAQVELEVRSYARGVGNSSPVKDNLGSFYQGIYQFSTDSSKQGRQAVLTPKLDIPVAIDNTLAAGVPVEVKLSAVMDGAAQVDLSDVTLQYGYGQECSLAEIPVSIYCPVTSKFAESAWKTAEVKWVNGEWVATIPNDSTAGNFVHLRVQMSDGNSEAKQTMMRVYMLK from the coding sequence ATGAAACAACTTTTTAAGCGCAGCCGTATCGCTGTGACTTGCTTGATGGCGATGGGTTTTACCACCAGTTATACCACGTTGGCAGATGACAATGTGGCGCTGATGGCGGCGCAGTCTGGTGCCGTACAATTTACCTTGATCACAGGTGAGGTGGTAACGGCCGTGGTGCGCGCCGATGGTTCCCTCGGTGGGATCCGTCTACTCGGTGAAAATGGTGCCGAGGTGATCACGAGTATTTTTCAGAATCAGAATGGTCAATATCTGATTACGCCAAAGGCGCAAAAATGGGTCGAGTCTCAAACCGTTGACATCGAGCTTTTTAACATCTCTAAGTTACATGCAGCCGGTTATGATGATGCCTCGACCGATAAACTGCCTGTCATTATCGAATACCGCGACGGTACCCTCGCGGGCTCTGCTGTGCCGAATTTAATTGAAGGAGCGACCCTAACCGATGAGATTGAACTTATCGATAGTGCCGCCTTTGGGATCAGCAAGCAACAGGCGGCTAAAGTATGGGAAACCCTAAGTACCGATGATGCGGTTAAGTCGGTGTGGTTGGATGCGGTAGTGCATGCTCATAAAGATCCGACCAATGGGGTTAATGCGCTAGCGAACTTAACCCCAACCGTGCCATTAACGGGGGCATATGGCAATTTAGCCAAACAATTCAATGGTCAGGGGGTCACGGTTGCCGTGCTCGATACTGGCTACGATGTGCAGCATGGCGATTTGGCGGGACAAGTTGTGCAAAGCAAAGATTTTACCTACTCTAGTAATGGCGTTGATGATCTTAACGGCCATGGCACACATACTGCGGCCACCATCGCGGGAACGGGAGTGGAATCGAATAGCCTCTGGGCCGGTATGGCGCCGGGAGCTAAGCTGCTGGTGGGCAAGGTTCTGACGAACTCAGGCGCAGGCTCGACGAGTGGGATCCTCAGTGGTATGCAATGGGCCGTGAGTCAGGGCGCCGATGTGGTCAGTATGTCGTTAGGCGGCAGTGGCACCAGTTGTACTGGACCGCTTGTCGATATGGTCGAAGCCTTGAGTGATAAGGCGCTGTTCGTCGTTTCGGCGGGCAATAGTTTTACCCGTGAGACAGTGGGGCTCCCTGGATGTGCCCCTAGCGCGTTAACCGTTGGAGCCGTTGACCGAGACAATAACACTGCTTCTTTCTCATCCCGTGGACCATCACCAGATGGCCATTCCGCTAAGCCAGATATAGCATCTCAAGGTGTGGATGTCGTTTCGGCGGCATCAGGGGGATTTGGCGCGACGGCATATCGCGCACTGTCGGGAACGTCAATGTCAGCGCCCCATGTGTCTGGCGGCGCGGCGATCGTGATGCAAGCCAGACCCGACCTTAGCCCTCGCCAAATTAAAGAGGTGCTGACCTCATCCGTAGTGCCAACCGATGCCCATGTGCTTGAGCAAGGCGCGGGGCCAATGGATGTCAATCGCGCCATATCGCAAAGCATTATCGCGCCGCCCAATATGGAGCTTGGTTCCTTTGCCTATGGTCAGGATATTGGCGTAACAGAAAAAACCATCAGCTTGCGCAATTTATCCGATAAGGATATTAGCCTGAAGCTGAAAATGAGTTTGATCGGTGAAGATGGCAAGACGCGCATGCCAGCAACTTTGGCAGGACTGGGGACCAACAGCATTAACGTGCCAGCCAATGGCAGTGCTGAAATCCCTGTGTGGATTGACTCGAGTGTGGCGCTGCGCAGTGGAGCCTATGGCACTATCACCGGGCGGATTGAAGGCACTGCTACTGGGAAATCTGATGAACGCGTGACAGTGCCGATTTCATTCTGGATAGAACCGCCTCAAGTTAACTTGAGCTTAAGTGTTACCGACATGCGCGGCAAACCTGCATCCTCTCCCTCGAGAGTGTACTTGATGAATGAGGAAGATGATTGGGGACAAGCCGTTACGCTTAGGAATGGTCAAGCAAGTCTGTCAGTCCCTGAGGGCAATTACACTATCGTTGCGAACGTAATGACCTACGATAATGACTCTACAACTTCAGGTTTAGTGGAGTCAGCCACCCAAATGGCGGTGCTGAATCGTAAACTGAGCCAAGATACCCAGATTGAGTTCGACGCTCGAAACGCCGAGAAACTCGAGTTCAAAGCGAGCCAACCTTTGGCGCCGCAAGGATATGCGTTTGGCTTCACCTATGCGCTGGATGATAACAAAGTGGCGAAATTAGCCGCGATGGAACTGGCGCCTGATTACGTGAAAGACATCTACACTTGGTCGCAGGGACATGATGATAGATTCCGCTCGTTTGTGACGACCCGTGCCTTTGCCCCCGAAACAGTGCTCACCATGCAAAATGGCGAAGTGCTCGATTATAACAAGCAGGGGTTAGCCTTATCATTTGATGGCGAAGGTCGCGCTGAAGTTGTGCCAGTCGGAGACGCTGGCTACAGTACCGACTGGACTCAGTTTGACTTAACGGGTCGTATTGCACTTATTGGTAACCCTTATTATCTTACGTCTTATATGGCGGCGAATGCCCTTAAATCCGGCGCAATTGGGGTCATCTTCTATCGTCCGGGTCTACATGGTCGCTATAAGGGCACAATTTCTGGCACGCCACGGATCCCCGTCGTCGGGATTAGTTCGGAGCAGGGGGAAGCCCTATTGGCGCAGATTGAAGCGGGGAACAATATCGTCAGTTGGTCTGGCACCGCTGCAGAGCGGACACCCTATGCTTATTCCATTAACCATATCACCGATGGACGTATCAGTGGCGGACAGGTTGTACTTCAAGAGCAGAAAATGCAGCGCATTCGTGCCAGCTATCACTCGCAAAATGATCAGCGTCCAATTTGGACCGATATGATGGCCATGACCAACAGCACTGGGGAGTTTTACTCCACTGGCAGTTCGCAGATGGTCATGACGCCCGTGGTGCGCGATGAATACTACACTGCAACCAGCAAAAACATGTGGACTAACATTGTGATGCCCGGTATTCAGTTCTCGACGGACGGCGGCTATTTTGATGGTCCAAGAATGATGACCGAAGGCACGGTTGAGACCACCTCTTGGCTAAAAGGCCCCAAGGCGGGGAGTTTGCTCAGCAATGGCGGCGCCATTGCAAATCGCGATACCAACACCATCGACTTAAGCATTGTTCGCTTTGGCGATGCAGCAGGACACGATGGTATCGGTGGCTATAATTCTCAGTCGCTTTATGGACTAAGAGTCAATGGGCAGAACACCTACTTAGACAGTGGACTGTTTACCCTCCCCGATACCAATGCACAAGTTGAGTTAGAAGTGCGCTCCTACGCCCGTGGTGTGGGCAATAGCTCACCTGTGAAGGACAATCTTGGCTCCTTCTATCAAGGGATTTATCAATTCAGCACAGACTCGAGTAAACAGGGTCGCCAAGCGGTGCTCACTCCTAAGCTCGACATTCCGGTTGCGATAGATAATACCTTGGCTGCAGGCGTACCTGTCGAAGTGAAACTTTCTGCTGTGATGGATGGCGCGGCGCAGGTGGATTTATCCGATGTCACGCTGCAATACGGCTATGGTCAGGAATGTTCGTTAGCCGAGATTCCGGTATCGATTTACTGCCCAGTAACATCGAAATTTGCCGAAAGCGCATGGAAAACCGCAGAAGTAAAATGGGTTAACGGTGAGTGGGTTGCCACAATCCCGAACGATTCCACCGCCGGCAATTTTGTTCACTTACGTGTGCAGATGAGTGATGGCAATAGCGAAGCGAAACAAACCATGATGCGGGTGTATATGCTGAAGTAA
- a CDS encoding DUF1285 domain-containing protein, whose amino-acid sequence MEKHTENVIDTLQEFTNKPRSNEVLTRPTELCSEVPLFHIQLSGEWLYQGSPLPTKFAKLFASILHDIDGEHFLITPVEKVRLEVEDAPLVIVDYLKNETAPGFMLKTSIGTEHHIADFNRLRLTDFGIYLPLERGLWGKLSRACYYNFVNEFNLSDAEGLGA is encoded by the coding sequence ATGGAAAAGCACACAGAGAATGTCATCGACACGCTACAGGAATTCACCAATAAGCCAAGGTCGAATGAAGTCTTAACACGGCCAACTGAGCTGTGTAGTGAAGTACCGCTATTTCATATCCAGTTATCCGGTGAATGGCTATATCAAGGCAGCCCATTACCGACGAAGTTTGCCAAGTTATTTGCCAGTATTTTGCATGACATCGATGGTGAGCATTTTCTCATTACGCCAGTCGAGAAGGTACGTCTCGAGGTGGAAGATGCGCCGCTGGTGATTGTCGATTATCTAAAGAATGAGACTGCACCGGGTTTTATGCTGAAAACCAGTATTGGAACTGAGCACCATATTGCCGACTTCAATCGACTAAGACTGACCGACTTTGGGATTTATCTGCCCCTAGAACGTGGTCTATGGGGAAAATTAAGTCGCGCTTGCTACTACAATTTTGTGAATGAATTCAATTTATCCGACGCAGAGGGACTCGGCGCTTAA